In the Loxodonta africana isolate mLoxAfr1 chromosome 1, mLoxAfr1.hap2, whole genome shotgun sequence genome, one interval contains:
- the PFDN6 gene encoding prefoldin subunit 6, with protein sequence MAELIQKKLQGEVEKYQQLQKDLSKSMSGRQKLEAQLTENNIVKEELALLDGSNVVFKLLGPVLVKQELGEARATVGKRLDYITAEIKRYESQLRDLERQSERQRETLAQLQQEFQRAQAAKAGTPGKA encoded by the exons ATGGCTGAGCTGATCCAGAAGAAGCTACAGGGAGAAGTGGAGAAATATCAACAGCTACAGAAGG ACTTGAGTAAGTCTATGTCAGGACGGCAGAAGCTTGAGGCACAACTAACAGAAAATAATATCGTGAAGGAG GAACTGGCCCTACTGGATGGGTCCAACGTAGTCTTTAAACTTCTGGGTCCTGTGCTGGTCAAACAGGAGCTGGGGGAGGCACGGGCCACAGTGGggaagaggctggactatataaCCGCTGAAAT TAAGCGATACGAATCCCAGCTCCGGGACCTGGAGAGGCAGTCAGAGCGACAGAGGGAGACCCTTGCTCAGCTGCAGCAGGAGTTCCAGCGGGCCCAGGCAGCAAAGGCAGGGACTCCTGGGAAGGCCTGA
- the RGL2 gene encoding ral guanine nucleotide dissociation stimulator-like 2 isoform X5, which yields MLDAASKDELENGYINFDKRRKEFAVLSELRQLQNKCRGYDLQPDPDIQQWLQGLWPLTEAQSHRVSCEVEPPGTSDPPVPRVLRPTLVISQWTEVLGSVGGPTPLASWDRPSMGGDEVPGTPTPLLTRLAQHMKWPSVSSLDSALENTPSLHSPADPSHLSPPTSSPRPSRGHRRSASCGTPLSGGAEGTSSGTGYGGGGPGPGPSDCRIIRVQMELGEDGSVYKSILVTSQDKAPTVISRVLKKNNRDSAVASTYELVQLLPGERELTIPPSANVFYAMDGASHDFLLRQRRRPSAATVGLASGPSASGTPPSEGGGGSFPRIKATGRKIARALF from the exons AATGGCTACATCAATTTTGACAAGCGGAGGAAG GAGTTTGCTGTCCTTTCCGAGCTGCGGCAGCTCCAGAACAAATGTCGTGGCTATGATCTCCAACCTGACCCTGATATCCAGCAGTGGCTGCAGGGGCTCTGGCCACTGACAGAAGCCCAGAG CCACCGCGTGTCCTGTGAGGTGGAGCCACCTGGTACCAGTGACCCTCCTGTCCCACGGGTGCTTCGGCCGACACTGGTCATCTCACAGTGGACAGA GGTCCTGGGCTCTGTTGGGGGCCCCACCCCCCTCGCATCCTGGGACCGGCCCAGTATGGGAGGAGACGAGGTGCCTGGAACCCCTACTCCTCTGCTGACCCGGCTGGCCCAG CACATGAAGTGGCCATCTGTCTCATCTCTGGACTCCGCCCTGGAAAATACACCCTCCCTGCACAGTCCAGCTGACCCCAGCCACCTCTCTCCCCCAACCTCCTCCCCTCGGCCTTCTCGAGGTCACCGACGCTCTGCCTCCTGTGGCACCCCCCTCAGTGGGGGAGCAGAAGGGACCTCCAGTGGGACTGGATACGGGGGAGGGGGGCCCGGGCCAGGGCCCTCTGACTGCCGGATCATCCGTGTCCAGATGGAACTGGGGGAAGATGGCAGTGTCTACAAGAGCATCTTG GTGACCAGTCAGGACAAGGCTCCAACTGTCATCAGTCGTGTCCTTAAGAAAAACAATCGCGATTCTGCAGTGGCTTCAACATATGAGCTAGTGCAGCTGCTACCAGGAGAGCGAG AGCTGACCATCCCACCCTCGGCTAATGTCTTCTATGCTATGGATGGAGCGTCACATGATTTCCTCCTGCGGCAGCGGCGAAGGCCCTCTGCTGCCACAGTGGGCCTCGCCAGCGGCCCCTCTGCCTCAGGAACACCCCCGAGTGAGGGGGGAGGGGGCTCCTTTCCCAGGATCAAGGCCACAGGGAGGAAGATTGCCCGGGCGCTGTTCTGA